In one window of Dokdonia sp. PRO95 DNA:
- a CDS encoding BlaI/MecI/CopY family transcriptional regulator yields the protein MKQLTKAEEEVMQLLWVAKKANVATLIEQMPEPKPAYNTISTIIRILENKGFVGHEKEGRGYLYYPLVTKEVYSNDSMHKMMDSYFNGSFKSMVSFFVKKNDVGVQDLEAILKEINKND from the coding sequence ATGAAACAACTTACAAAGGCAGAAGAAGAGGTGATGCAGCTATTATGGGTAGCCAAAAAAGCAAATGTAGCAACACTCATTGAGCAAATGCCTGAGCCTAAGCCAGCATACAACACCATCTCAACAATCATAAGGATATTGGAGAACAAAGGTTTTGTAGGCCATGAGAAAGAAGGAAGAGGATACCTCTACTATCCCTTAGTTACAAAAGAGGTGTATAGCAATGATTCTATGCACAAAATGATGGATAGCTATTTTAATGGAAGTTTTAAAAGCATGGTAAGCTTCTTTGTAAAAAAGAATGACGTAGGTGTGCAAGACCTAGAAGCCATACTTAAGGAAATTAATAAAAACGACTAG
- a CDS encoding M56 family metallopeptidase, whose protein sequence is MIAYVIQVICFQAIFLAVYYLLLRKETFFVYNRIYLLLTPVIALLLPFVKIASLQTVVPVEVMSVMLPEVVIGEATTSQSEQTSSFIIPWLSIYFVGVAVSALLLVIKIRSFINYLSFKRRGEHIINVPNSTEAFTFFKYIFIGEDIDTLSRKQILTHEQIHAKQGHTWDLIFFEIMKIIFWFNPLIYFNQKLISTVHEYLADQKATAASSKKAYYEELLNTAFGTNNLSFTNTFFNQSLIKNRIIMLQKSKSKKSALIKYAFIVPLVLGMLVYVSCSEDNELVENQSLEEKISELQLLIEQKENLSKTESQMINDLSMTSAKKTKGTSVHTFNMSKDDDELIEVVEEEVVYDVDENGNIPFTVIDEVPVFPGCESLTSNEQRRDCMSQKVGVLVNSNFNVALGKELNLKGTNRIFASFRIDKNGYVTNLRTRSPHPDLDAEAQRVISMLPKMKPVNTMVKK, encoded by the coding sequence ATGATAGCATATGTAATTCAAGTCATCTGTTTTCAAGCAATATTCTTAGCAGTGTATTATCTCCTATTAAGAAAGGAAACCTTCTTTGTATATAATAGAATTTACCTTCTATTGACACCTGTCATAGCACTCTTATTGCCATTTGTAAAAATTGCAAGTTTACAAACCGTAGTTCCCGTAGAGGTGATGTCTGTCATGTTACCAGAAGTAGTAATAGGTGAAGCAACTACGAGCCAATCAGAACAAACAAGCTCCTTTATCATTCCGTGGTTGAGTATTTACTTCGTAGGTGTTGCAGTAAGTGCATTACTTCTTGTGATAAAAATCAGAAGTTTCATTAACTATTTATCGTTTAAACGACGTGGTGAACACATCATTAACGTACCTAACAGTACAGAAGCTTTTACCTTTTTTAAGTACATATTTATTGGAGAGGATATAGATACGCTTTCGCGAAAGCAAATCCTTACCCACGAACAGATACACGCAAAACAGGGGCATACTTGGGATCTTATCTTTTTTGAGATTATGAAAATCATCTTTTGGTTCAACCCATTGATATATTTCAATCAAAAACTGATAAGTACAGTTCATGAATACTTAGCCGATCAAAAAGCAACAGCAGCCTCATCAAAAAAAGCATACTACGAAGAGTTATTAAATACTGCCTTTGGCACTAATAACCTTTCTTTTACAAATACATTTTTCAATCAATCATTAATCAAAAATCGAATTATTATGTTACAAAAATCAAAGTCAAAAAAGAGTGCGTTAATCAAGTATGCCTTTATTGTTCCATTAGTTTTAGGAATGTTAGTCTATGTTTCATGTAGTGAGGATAATGAGCTGGTAGAAAATCAATCACTAGAGGAAAAAATAAGTGAACTACAATTGCTAATAGAGCAAAAAGAGAACCTTTCAAAAACAGAATCTCAAATGATCAATGATCTAAGTATGACATCAGCCAAAAAAACAAAAGGAACATCTGTGCATACTTTTAATATGAGTAAAGATGACGACGAATTAATAGAGGTTGTAGAAGAAGAGGTTGTATATGATGTCGATGAGAACGGAAATATCCCATTTACAGTCATAGATGAAGTTCCAGTATTTCCTGGATGTGAGTCACTCACTTCAAATGAGCAACGTAGAGATTGTATGTCACAGAAAGTAGGTGTCTTGGTGAATTCTAACTTTAATGTTGCATTAGGCAAGGAGCTAAATCTCAAGGGTACTAACAGAATTTTTGCAAGTTTTAGAATTGATAAAAATGGATACGTCACAAATCTAAGAACTCGCTCACCACACCCAGATCTTGATGCAGAAGCACAGCGTGTAATTTCTATGTTGCCAAAAATGAAACCGGTAAACACAATGGTGAAGAAGTAG
- a CDS encoding tetratricopeptide repeat protein, translated as MRKLIILLSIIAFSKAGAQAPALAIADSLYAVGDYTQAIAQYESIKNPSARTYLQIARAYNGKGVKTDALLYYKKSLELNDRQPIAQTEYGRLLLSKSKHHLADSIFSDLAKRFPTNPEYYYQWGRALKKTAVKDTLVLNRKVDNEKIDTSEKAFAKAVQLDSTHQNAMYELARHHLGLKEYDIVEKISEKALESYPENIKIINILAQNYYYRGWWVEAIDWFNKLLDLGLDTAFVRNKLGRAYYEKRMYPEAIEAYEAVLEYDDEDWGTLITLARLYNFNREYDKAVNYSIKALRYKDLPLDDVYFTLGRAYEFKKEFTKAMKHYQLAVKEDPYNLDAVYAIAVAADNYYEDKEEVVQLYEKFVAQSEKSKSKPYLIRIAKERIVILKREIFESKKAQD; from the coding sequence ATGAGAAAACTAATTATACTTTTAAGTATCATAGCATTTTCAAAAGCCGGTGCACAAGCTCCGGCTTTGGCTATTGCAGATAGTTTATATGCTGTGGGAGATTATACACAGGCAATTGCTCAGTATGAATCTATAAAAAATCCTTCGGCTAGAACATATTTGCAAATAGCAAGAGCCTATAACGGTAAAGGAGTGAAAACTGACGCGCTTTTGTATTATAAAAAGTCGTTAGAGCTTAATGACAGGCAACCCATAGCTCAAACAGAGTACGGTAGATTATTACTGTCAAAGTCAAAGCATCATCTTGCAGACTCAATTTTTTCTGATTTAGCAAAGAGATTCCCTACCAATCCTGAGTATTACTATCAATGGGGGCGAGCGCTTAAAAAGACTGCGGTCAAGGATACCTTAGTTTTAAATAGAAAAGTAGATAATGAAAAGATAGACACTTCAGAAAAAGCTTTTGCCAAGGCAGTGCAGCTAGATTCTACTCACCAAAATGCCATGTATGAACTTGCAAGGCATCATCTAGGATTAAAGGAATATGATATCGTAGAAAAGATATCAGAGAAAGCACTTGAGAGTTATCCAGAGAATATTAAGATAATTAATATTCTAGCTCAAAACTATTATTATAGAGGATGGTGGGTTGAGGCTATAGATTGGTTTAATAAACTTTTAGATTTAGGGCTGGATACTGCTTTTGTAAGAAATAAACTAGGGCGTGCCTATTACGAGAAAAGAATGTATCCAGAAGCTATAGAAGCTTATGAGGCAGTACTAGAATATGATGACGAAGACTGGGGTACCCTTATTACGCTCGCTAGGCTATATAACTTTAACAGAGAATACGATAAGGCCGTTAATTATTCGATTAAAGCGCTTAGGTATAAAGATTTGCCGCTTGATGATGTGTACTTTACATTAGGTAGAGCTTACGAGTTTAAGAAAGAGTTCACTAAGGCAATGAAGCATTATCAACTAGCAGTTAAAGAAGATCCATATAACCTTGATGCCGTATATGCCATTGCCGTAGCAGCCGATAATTATTATGAAGATAAGGAAGAGGTTGTCCAATTGTATGAGAAGTTTGTGGCTCAATCTGAAAAATCAAAATCAAAGCCATATTTGATAAGAATAGCTAAGGAGAGAATTGTAATCCTCAAAAGAGAAATTTTTGAATCAAAAAAAGCGCAGGACTAA
- a CDS encoding glycosyltransferase produces MIWMLFFVFLLYGIIILGFALEINRAGTFSQSCDATTTTFTVIVPFRNEEAHLTNLLQSLAEVDYPQNSWQIILVNDASTDNSLEVINKCISRCALTNIDVIDNVRTSASPKKDALQTAIHTSKHQWIVTTDADCTVPVNWLNTLDAIIQQQSPLMVIMPVAIASTVQPSFLTAYEQLDFLSLMGATAGSFYMGLPFLCNGANLAYDKEAFTAVQGFANNNHIASGDDHFLLEKFQEKFKNRISYLRSPYAIVTTQPQEQWNIFIAQRTRWAAKSSAYTFWFSKLMGILVLGVNLLSVVGVLYYAFAKAETQSIILMGLVIKLVVDVILIATEAFFYNRKSYLKWYPIVMICYPFLSTYIAVRSLTSSYQWKGRNYTK; encoded by the coding sequence ATGATCTGGATGCTGTTTTTTGTTTTCTTACTCTATGGAATTATCATCCTCGGCTTTGCGCTTGAGATCAATCGCGCTGGTACGTTCTCACAATCTTGTGACGCTACAACTACCACATTTACCGTTATTGTACCCTTTAGAAATGAAGAAGCGCATCTTACTAACTTGCTGCAATCTCTAGCCGAAGTTGACTATCCACAAAACAGCTGGCAAATCATCTTAGTAAATGATGCCTCTACAGACAACTCTCTCGAGGTCATAAATAAGTGTATATCGCGTTGTGCGCTTACAAACATTGATGTTATAGACAACGTGCGCACCTCTGCTTCACCAAAAAAAGATGCACTCCAGACCGCCATCCATACCAGTAAACACCAGTGGATTGTGACCACAGATGCCGACTGTACCGTGCCCGTAAACTGGCTCAACACATTAGACGCTATCATCCAGCAACAATCACCACTTATGGTGATTATGCCCGTTGCCATCGCTTCCACGGTTCAGCCTTCATTTTTAACTGCCTATGAGCAATTGGATTTTTTAAGTCTTATGGGCGCTACTGCCGGAAGCTTTTATATGGGCTTACCCTTTTTATGTAACGGAGCAAATCTCGCTTATGATAAAGAAGCCTTTACAGCCGTTCAAGGCTTTGCAAATAATAATCACATCGCTAGTGGAGATGATCATTTTTTACTCGAGAAATTTCAAGAGAAGTTTAAAAATAGGATAAGCTATTTACGCTCTCCATATGCGATTGTAACCACACAGCCTCAAGAGCAGTGGAATATATTTATAGCACAGCGCACACGCTGGGCGGCAAAGTCTAGTGCTTATACCTTTTGGTTCTCAAAACTAATGGGGATTCTTGTTTTGGGTGTTAATCTTTTAAGTGTTGTGGGAGTTCTTTATTACGCTTTCGCGAAAGCGGAAACCCAATCCATCATATTAATGGGCTTAGTCATAAAACTTGTAGTTGATGTTATCCTCATTGCCACCGAAGCTTTTTTTTATAACCGAAAAAGTTATTTAAAATGGTATCCAATCGTGATGATTTGTTACCCGTTTTTAAGTACTTATATAGCCGTAAGATCGCTTACTAGTAGTTACCAATGGAAAGGTAGGAACTACACGAAATAA
- a CDS encoding lysylphosphatidylglycerol synthase domain-containing protein, with protein MPRLSHKATQLLWATLKILIVLLAGYFIYDKLDRGDLRSLQFQLSEISTSSLYLYIIIILLFTTANWFFEIKKWQTLVSIYRLVRFSESAIQTLTAHLVGFVTPAKAGDYGAKALYYPKEQRKQILFLNFIGNMYQLLATLIFGSIGLGVIAFFTSGTAIFFWSLSIFMALVLYQILPKILRSVHWTLKGNPWYKIKKYWKSIAVPIKKKVRLFSFIRYIIFAHQFYLILYLLGATTSYPFVMACICATYLVSSLIPVMQLLDVVVRGGVAVLIFGWFNVPEEIVLSTVLLMWLLNVVVPLLPGAYFLLVQKPTSTIKTV; from the coding sequence ATGCCTAGATTATCTCACAAAGCTACGCAATTACTCTGGGCGACTCTTAAGATTCTCATTGTACTACTGGCTGGCTATTTTATTTATGACAAACTAGATCGCGGTGATTTACGGTCGCTACAATTTCAGCTTTCCGAAATTAGTACATCATCGTTATATCTCTATATTATAATTATACTATTATTTACTACTGCCAACTGGTTTTTTGAAATCAAGAAATGGCAAACTCTAGTGAGTATATACAGATTAGTACGCTTTAGCGAAAGCGCAATACAAACCCTCACCGCTCACCTCGTAGGGTTTGTAACTCCTGCAAAAGCTGGAGACTATGGTGCAAAGGCGCTCTATTACCCAAAAGAGCAACGCAAGCAGATACTCTTCTTAAACTTTATAGGCAATATGTATCAGCTGCTGGCAACGCTTATTTTTGGGAGCATTGGCTTAGGAGTTATTGCCTTTTTCACTAGTGGGACAGCGATATTCTTTTGGAGTTTGAGCATATTTATGGCACTCGTGCTGTACCAGATACTTCCTAAAATACTACGAAGTGTACACTGGACACTCAAGGGAAATCCTTGGTATAAAATCAAGAAGTACTGGAAATCTATTGCTGTACCCATCAAAAAGAAGGTGCGACTGTTTTCCTTTATACGATATATCATTTTTGCACATCAGTTTTACCTCATTCTCTACCTGCTAGGAGCTACCACAAGTTATCCTTTTGTAATGGCTTGCATTTGTGCTACCTACCTTGTAAGCTCGCTTATACCTGTAATGCAGTTACTAGATGTAGTGGTGCGCGGTGGTGTGGCTGTTCTCATTTTTGGCTGGTTTAATGTACCCGAAGAGATTGTATTAAGTACTGTACTTTTAATGTGGCTGCTCAATGTAGTAGTACCGCTATTACCTGGCGCCTACTTTTTGCTCGTGCAAAAGCCTACTAGCACCATAAAGACAGTATAA
- the ruvC gene encoding crossover junction endodeoxyribonuclease RuvC, translated as MADEKIILGIDPGTTIMGFGLIKVVGKKMEFMQLNELLLQKYNDPYVKLKLIFERTIHLIDTYHPDEIAIEAPFFGKNVQSMLKLGRAQGVAMAAGLSREIPITEYLPKKIKMAVTGNGNASKEQVARMLQSLLKLKTLPKNLDSTDGLAAAVCHFYNSGKVEIGKSYSGWESFVKQNEKRVKK; from the coding sequence TTGGCAGACGAAAAAATCATATTAGGTATTGATCCTGGAACCACAATTATGGGTTTTGGACTTATCAAGGTTGTGGGTAAAAAGATGGAGTTTATGCAACTCAATGAGTTATTGTTACAAAAGTATAATGACCCTTATGTGAAGCTCAAGCTCATTTTTGAGCGCACCATACATCTTATAGATACGTATCACCCAGATGAGATTGCGATAGAGGCACCGTTTTTTGGTAAGAATGTACAAAGTATGCTCAAGCTAGGTAGAGCACAAGGAGTGGCGATGGCAGCAGGTTTATCTCGAGAAATCCCTATCACAGAGTACCTCCCTAAAAAGATTAAAATGGCAGTTACTGGAAACGGTAATGCAAGTAAGGAGCAGGTGGCAAGAATGCTACAGTCTTTACTAAAACTTAAAACCTTGCCTAAAAACTTAGACTCCACAGATGGTCTTGCCGCAGCAGTGTGTCACTTTTATAATTCTGGAAAAGTAGAAATAGGTAAAAGCTACTCAGGCTGGGAGAGCTTTGTAAAGCAAAATGAAAAACGAGTTAAGAAGTGA
- the hemW gene encoding radical SAM family heme chaperone HemW produces MASIYIHIPFCKQACHYCDFHFSTTMGKKEEMITAIISELEMRKAEFENEEVSNLYFGGGTPSVLNTAEIEQIIDVCYAHYKIQEDPEITLEANPDDLTEQKIRELAASPINRLSIGVQSFYEEDLKLMNRAHNAQEAIDCLRLIRATFPNSSLDLIYGIPGMSNERWEQNIDKALALDLPHISAYALTVEPKTALKNLIKKGIVPPVEDEVAQEHHELLIRKMEAAGYENYEFSNFAKPGYHSRNNTAYWQGKKYIGIGPSAHSYDGKRRAWNINNNPKYIKAITAGELPQEVEELSLTDQYNEYVMTRLRTQYGVSLLEIKTQYGELFYNYFLEHAQKHIEEHLLFIEEDRVYVSKKGKFLSDGIASDLFILNLK; encoded by the coding sequence ATGGCATCCATCTACATCCACATACCATTTTGCAAGCAGGCGTGTCACTATTGTGATTTTCACTTTTCGACTACAATGGGTAAAAAGGAGGAAATGATAACGGCTATCATAAGCGAACTTGAGATGCGTAAAGCCGAGTTTGAAAATGAAGAGGTGTCTAATCTTTATTTTGGCGGTGGGACACCTTCTGTCTTAAACACTGCCGAGATTGAACAAATTATAGATGTTTGCTACGCGCATTACAAGATTCAAGAAGATCCGGAGATTACCCTAGAAGCAAATCCAGACGATCTTACTGAGCAAAAAATAAGAGAGCTCGCAGCATCGCCCATTAATAGATTGAGTATAGGCGTGCAATCATTTTATGAAGAAGATCTCAAATTAATGAACCGTGCTCATAATGCTCAAGAGGCAATAGATTGCCTGAGATTAATAAGAGCAACCTTTCCTAACAGTTCGCTAGATCTTATTTATGGAATCCCTGGGATGAGTAATGAGCGCTGGGAGCAGAATATAGATAAAGCGCTAGCGCTAGACCTCCCTCATATATCTGCCTACGCGCTTACGGTAGAGCCTAAGACGGCCCTAAAAAATTTAATTAAAAAAGGAATTGTACCTCCGGTAGAAGATGAGGTGGCACAAGAGCATCACGAGCTATTAATACGTAAGATGGAAGCTGCTGGTTATGAGAATTACGAGTTTTCAAACTTTGCAAAACCTGGTTATCATTCTAGAAATAATACGGCATACTGGCAAGGGAAAAAGTACATAGGGATAGGTCCCTCTGCACATAGCTATGACGGTAAGCGCCGCGCGTGGAATATAAATAACAACCCAAAGTACATAAAAGCAATCACGGCTGGAGAGCTACCTCAAGAGGTAGAAGAGCTCTCGCTCACAGACCAGTACAATGAGTATGTAATGACGAGATTGCGCACGCAGTATGGAGTTTCTTTACTCGAGATAAAAACACAATATGGCGAGCTTTTTTATAACTACTTTTTAGAACACGCTCAAAAACACATAGAGGAACATTTGCTTTTTATAGAAGAAGATAGAGTCTATGTAAGTAAAAAAGGAAAGTTTTTAAGCGATGGTATCGCAAGTGACTTATTTATACTCAACTTAAAGTAG
- a CDS encoding cyclase family protein, with the protein MLATITHNKETFKVNLSKPIDLSIPLTSKKNPLAWYIDPPKFETVTDGEWVGSVRKGGDVNFTTITFNPHSHGTHTETAGHITEKVHSINKNLKTFFFIAEVVTVIPEPLDNEDDDFILSDKQFKNLLKDKSPEALVIRTLPNAREKKTMNWSNTNWPFVDERAMVRFRESGIKHLLIDLPSVDKEKDGGELKGHHAFWDVNGEIRLDATITEMIYVPHKIPDGTYLLNLQIASFENDATPSKPILYKIETE; encoded by the coding sequence ATGCTTGCAACTATAACTCATAATAAAGAAACTTTTAAGGTCAATCTTTCAAAACCCATTGATCTCTCGATTCCCCTTACTTCTAAGAAGAATCCGCTGGCTTGGTATATTGACCCGCCTAAGTTTGAGACAGTCACAGATGGCGAGTGGGTAGGTAGTGTGCGCAAGGGAGGCGATGTAAATTTTACTACCATCACCTTTAACCCACATTCTCACGGCACGCATACAGAGACCGCTGGTCATATCACAGAAAAGGTGCATAGCATTAATAAAAATCTCAAAACATTTTTCTTTATCGCAGAGGTGGTGACGGTCATACCAGAGCCGCTTGATAATGAAGATGATGATTTTATACTAAGTGATAAGCAGTTTAAAAACCTACTTAAAGATAAATCACCAGAAGCTTTGGTGATACGTACATTGCCTAACGCACGCGAAAAGAAAACAATGAACTGGTCTAACACAAACTGGCCATTTGTAGATGAGAGGGCGATGGTACGCTTTCGCGAAAGCGGTATAAAACACCTTCTCATAGATTTACCTAGTGTAGATAAAGAAAAAGATGGTGGAGAGCTCAAGGGGCATCACGCGTTTTGGGATGTAAATGGTGAGATACGACTAGATGCAACTATTACAGAGATGATCTATGTACCGCATAAAATTCCAGACGGGACGTATCTTCTTAATCTCCAGATTGCCTCTTTTGAAAATGATGCCACACCTAGTAAACCCATTTTATATAAAATCGAAACAGAATAA
- a CDS encoding antibiotic biosynthesis monooxygenase codes for MQPPYYAVIFTSTQTSSTRGYKQAADLMEELAATMPGFLGVEGARNDSEHLGITVSYWRSLEDIARWKAQAEHQGAQRMGKSDWYDNYTVRICKVEREYSFDKS; via the coding sequence ATGCAACCACCTTACTACGCTGTAATCTTTACGTCTACACAAACTAGTAGCACAAGAGGCTATAAACAAGCAGCAGATCTTATGGAGGAGCTGGCCGCAACAATGCCTGGTTTTCTGGGAGTAGAGGGAGCTAGAAATGATAGTGAGCACCTAGGGATTACGGTATCATACTGGCGCTCGCTAGAAGATATTGCAAGATGGAAAGCCCAGGCAGAGCATCAAGGCGCGCAACGTATGGGAAAGTCAGACTGGTACGATAACTATACTGTGAGAATATGCAAGGTGGAAAGAGAATATAGCTTTGATAAAAGTTAA